In one window of Nicotiana tabacum cultivar K326 chromosome 12, ASM71507v2, whole genome shotgun sequence DNA:
- the LOC107797540 gene encoding protein FAR1-RELATED SEQUENCE 5 isoform X1, with protein MFSSFYSIVNLIMESQPLNLENDAMEFDVGSGEEEEEEDNYKHSSSGLDSRDQCSSSDLEPYEGMEFESEQAARIFYNSYARRVGFGTRVSAYRRSRRDNIISSRQLVCSKEGFNPRPDEQHKPRRQRIVSRVGCKAHLTVKKQASGKWAITKFVKDHNHELVPPDQVHLLRSHRHVSGPARSLIDTLQAAGLGATRVMSVLIKQSGGINNVGFTKSDCQNYMNQTRQRTLGTGAHYILEYLKQKQAEDPGFFYVVQGGPSGNIFWADSTSRMNYSYFGDTVTFDTTYRTHRFRVPFAPFIGVNHHCQPVLFGCALLLNESESSFIWLFQNWLAAMSGRHPVSITTDHDRIIRSAIADVFPGARHRFCKSNIFRQVQERLSHSLQLFPIFEAEFQKCVNSPETIEEFELCWESLLGRYNLKDDEWLHSMYDARQHWVPIYLRDTFFGETSIAKTSDTTNSFFDGYIDASTNIHILMTRYEKATASRHEKEVKAENDTIYISPILKTPSPMEKQAANLYTREIFLMFQRELMETLAYPATVINDTRPDVVYQVAKFGEDHKVHYVQYNVFEKKASCSCQLFAFSGIPCKHILAVFRVKNILRLPSHYVLKRWTRKAKSEVVLDEDDLGLPSSHNESFTARFEKLSLEATKYVKEGVDSENVYKVAMDALRGASKKVAAAMCSTPAAPKSLDMNKAKEFNLNGNQAGCGDSCLVSQDEKILELTTAVVNATGICEAYRAKLLSILREMEEQKLRISLKIQSMRFNQMT; from the exons atgttttcttcttTCTATAGCATTGTCAACTTAATTATGGAATCTCAACCCTTAAATTTGGAAAACGATGCAATGGAGTTCGATGTGGGTtctggtgaagaagaagaagaagaagacaactACAAGCACAGCTCATCTGGCTTGGACTCACGAGACCAATGCTCTTCTTCCGACCTAGAACCCTATGAGGGCATGGAATTCGAATCTGAGCAGGCTGCTCGAATTTTCTACAATTCCTATGCACGCAGAGTCGGGTTTGGGACTCGGGTCAGTGCTTATCGACGTTCACGTCGCGATAACATTATTAGTAGCCGCCAATTGGTGTGCTCCAAAGAGGGCTTTAACCCTAGGCCTGATGAACAACACAAACCCAGGCGCCAGCGAATTGTCTCTAGGGTCGGTTGCAAGGCTCACTTGACTGTCAAAAAGCAGGCTTCTGGCAAATGGGCTATTACTAAATTCGTCAAAGACCATAATCATGAGCTTGTACCCCCTGATCAAGTCCATTTGCTTCGATCACATAGGCATGTCTCTGGTCCTGCCCGCAGCTTGATTGATACCCTCCAAGCTGCTGGTTTGGGCGCTACTCGCGTTATGTCTGTCTTAATTAAGCAATCTGGTGGCATTAATAATGTTGGTTTCACTAAATCTGATTGCCAGAATTATATGAACCAAACCAGGCAGAGGACTCTAGGTACTGGTGCTCACTATATCCTTGAGTATTTGAAGCAGAAGCAGGCTGAGGATCCCGGTTTCTTTTATGTTGTTCAAGGTGGTCCATCGGGGAACATTTTTTGGGCCGACTCAACCTCCAGAATGAATTATTCTTATTTTGGAGATACTGTTACATTTGATACCACTTATAGGACTCACCGATTCCGGGTGCCTTTTGCCCCATTTATAGGAGTAAACCATCACTGTCAACCAGTTTTATTTGGCTGTGCCTTGCTTCTCAATGAATCAGAGTCATCATTCATTTGGCTATTTCAAAATTGGCTTGCCGCAATGTCTGGTCGCCATCCTGTTTCTATAACTACAGACCACGATAGGATCATTAGGTCAGCAATTGCAGACGTATTTCCTGGCGCTCGTCACCGCTTTTGCAAATCCAATATTTTTAGACAAGTACAGGAGAGGCTGTCGCATTCACTCCAGTTATTTCCCATTTTTGAAGCAGAATTCCAGAAATGTGTCAATTCGCCTGAGACAATTGAGGAGTTTGAATTATGCTGGGAGTCCCTTCTTGGAAGATACAATCTCAAGGATGACGAATGGCTTCACTCGATGTATGATGCTCGACAACACTGGGTTCCAATTTACCTTCGAGATACATTTTTTGGGGAGACATCTATTGCTAAAACTAGTGACACTACAAACTCATTCTTCGATGGATATATAGATGCATCGACTAACATTCACATCCTAATGACTCGGTATGAAAAAGCTACTGCCAGTAGACACGAGAAGGAGGTAAAGGCGGAGAATGATACCATATATATTTCTCCTATTTTGAAGACCCCATCTCCCATGGAAAAACAAGCAGCTAATCTTTATACAAGGGAAATATTTTTGATGTTTCAACGAGAACTAATGGAGACTCTGGCTTACCCTGCAACTGTAATTAATGATACAAGACCAGATGTAGTGTATCAAGTGGCAAAGTTTGGAGAGGATCATAAAGTTCATTATGTCCAATATAATGTCTTTGAGAAGAAAGCTAGCTGCAGTTGCCAGTTGTTTGCCTTTTCAGGTATTCCATGTAAGCACATTTTAGCTGTTTTTAGAGTGAAAAACATTCTGAGGCTTCCATCTCACTATGTACTAAAACGTTGGACAAGAAAAGCCAAGAGCGAGGTTGTATTGGATGAAGACGATCTTGGATTGCCAAGTAGTCATAATGAGTCCTTCACTGCCCGCTTTGAAAAGTTAAGCCTAGAAGCAACTAAATATGTCAAAGAAGGAGTGGATTCGGAAAATGTGTACAAAGTTGCTATGGATGCTCTACGTGGAGCTTCCAAGAAGGTTGCAGCTGCTATGTGCAGTACTCCAGCAGCACCGAAGAGTCTAGACATGAACAAAGCAAAGGAATTCAACTTGAATGGAAATCAAGCTGGCTGTGGTGACTCCTGCTTGGTG AGTCAAGATGAGAAAATTTTGGAATTAACAACTGCTGTGGTAAATGCAACTGGGATATGTGAAGCTTATCGAGCAAAACTGTTGAGTATATTGAGAGAAATGGAGGAGCAGAAGCTGAGAATATCTTTGAAGATACAAAGTATGAGGTTTAATCAAATGACATGA
- the LOC107797540 gene encoding protein FAR1-RELATED SEQUENCE 5 isoform X2 encodes MESQPLNLENDAMEFDVGSGEEEEEEDNYKHSSSGLDSRDQCSSSDLEPYEGMEFESEQAARIFYNSYARRVGFGTRVSAYRRSRRDNIISSRQLVCSKEGFNPRPDEQHKPRRQRIVSRVGCKAHLTVKKQASGKWAITKFVKDHNHELVPPDQVHLLRSHRHVSGPARSLIDTLQAAGLGATRVMSVLIKQSGGINNVGFTKSDCQNYMNQTRQRTLGTGAHYILEYLKQKQAEDPGFFYVVQGGPSGNIFWADSTSRMNYSYFGDTVTFDTTYRTHRFRVPFAPFIGVNHHCQPVLFGCALLLNESESSFIWLFQNWLAAMSGRHPVSITTDHDRIIRSAIADVFPGARHRFCKSNIFRQVQERLSHSLQLFPIFEAEFQKCVNSPETIEEFELCWESLLGRYNLKDDEWLHSMYDARQHWVPIYLRDTFFGETSIAKTSDTTNSFFDGYIDASTNIHILMTRYEKATASRHEKEVKAENDTIYISPILKTPSPMEKQAANLYTREIFLMFQRELMETLAYPATVINDTRPDVVYQVAKFGEDHKVHYVQYNVFEKKASCSCQLFAFSGIPCKHILAVFRVKNILRLPSHYVLKRWTRKAKSEVVLDEDDLGLPSSHNESFTARFEKLSLEATKYVKEGVDSENVYKVAMDALRGASKKVAAAMCSTPAAPKSLDMNKAKEFNLNGNQAGCGDSCLVSQDEKILELTTAVVNATGICEAYRAKLLSILREMEEQKLRISLKIQSMRFNQMT; translated from the exons ATGGAATCTCAACCCTTAAATTTGGAAAACGATGCAATGGAGTTCGATGTGGGTtctggtgaagaagaagaagaagaagacaactACAAGCACAGCTCATCTGGCTTGGACTCACGAGACCAATGCTCTTCTTCCGACCTAGAACCCTATGAGGGCATGGAATTCGAATCTGAGCAGGCTGCTCGAATTTTCTACAATTCCTATGCACGCAGAGTCGGGTTTGGGACTCGGGTCAGTGCTTATCGACGTTCACGTCGCGATAACATTATTAGTAGCCGCCAATTGGTGTGCTCCAAAGAGGGCTTTAACCCTAGGCCTGATGAACAACACAAACCCAGGCGCCAGCGAATTGTCTCTAGGGTCGGTTGCAAGGCTCACTTGACTGTCAAAAAGCAGGCTTCTGGCAAATGGGCTATTACTAAATTCGTCAAAGACCATAATCATGAGCTTGTACCCCCTGATCAAGTCCATTTGCTTCGATCACATAGGCATGTCTCTGGTCCTGCCCGCAGCTTGATTGATACCCTCCAAGCTGCTGGTTTGGGCGCTACTCGCGTTATGTCTGTCTTAATTAAGCAATCTGGTGGCATTAATAATGTTGGTTTCACTAAATCTGATTGCCAGAATTATATGAACCAAACCAGGCAGAGGACTCTAGGTACTGGTGCTCACTATATCCTTGAGTATTTGAAGCAGAAGCAGGCTGAGGATCCCGGTTTCTTTTATGTTGTTCAAGGTGGTCCATCGGGGAACATTTTTTGGGCCGACTCAACCTCCAGAATGAATTATTCTTATTTTGGAGATACTGTTACATTTGATACCACTTATAGGACTCACCGATTCCGGGTGCCTTTTGCCCCATTTATAGGAGTAAACCATCACTGTCAACCAGTTTTATTTGGCTGTGCCTTGCTTCTCAATGAATCAGAGTCATCATTCATTTGGCTATTTCAAAATTGGCTTGCCGCAATGTCTGGTCGCCATCCTGTTTCTATAACTACAGACCACGATAGGATCATTAGGTCAGCAATTGCAGACGTATTTCCTGGCGCTCGTCACCGCTTTTGCAAATCCAATATTTTTAGACAAGTACAGGAGAGGCTGTCGCATTCACTCCAGTTATTTCCCATTTTTGAAGCAGAATTCCAGAAATGTGTCAATTCGCCTGAGACAATTGAGGAGTTTGAATTATGCTGGGAGTCCCTTCTTGGAAGATACAATCTCAAGGATGACGAATGGCTTCACTCGATGTATGATGCTCGACAACACTGGGTTCCAATTTACCTTCGAGATACATTTTTTGGGGAGACATCTATTGCTAAAACTAGTGACACTACAAACTCATTCTTCGATGGATATATAGATGCATCGACTAACATTCACATCCTAATGACTCGGTATGAAAAAGCTACTGCCAGTAGACACGAGAAGGAGGTAAAGGCGGAGAATGATACCATATATATTTCTCCTATTTTGAAGACCCCATCTCCCATGGAAAAACAAGCAGCTAATCTTTATACAAGGGAAATATTTTTGATGTTTCAACGAGAACTAATGGAGACTCTGGCTTACCCTGCAACTGTAATTAATGATACAAGACCAGATGTAGTGTATCAAGTGGCAAAGTTTGGAGAGGATCATAAAGTTCATTATGTCCAATATAATGTCTTTGAGAAGAAAGCTAGCTGCAGTTGCCAGTTGTTTGCCTTTTCAGGTATTCCATGTAAGCACATTTTAGCTGTTTTTAGAGTGAAAAACATTCTGAGGCTTCCATCTCACTATGTACTAAAACGTTGGACAAGAAAAGCCAAGAGCGAGGTTGTATTGGATGAAGACGATCTTGGATTGCCAAGTAGTCATAATGAGTCCTTCACTGCCCGCTTTGAAAAGTTAAGCCTAGAAGCAACTAAATATGTCAAAGAAGGAGTGGATTCGGAAAATGTGTACAAAGTTGCTATGGATGCTCTACGTGGAGCTTCCAAGAAGGTTGCAGCTGCTATGTGCAGTACTCCAGCAGCACCGAAGAGTCTAGACATGAACAAAGCAAAGGAATTCAACTTGAATGGAAATCAAGCTGGCTGTGGTGACTCCTGCTTGGTG AGTCAAGATGAGAAAATTTTGGAATTAACAACTGCTGTGGTAAATGCAACTGGGATATGTGAAGCTTATCGAGCAAAACTGTTGAGTATATTGAGAGAAATGGAGGAGCAGAAGCTGAGAATATCTTTGAAGATACAAAGTATGAGGTTTAATCAAATGACATGA
- the LOC107797539 gene encoding cell division control protein 2 homolog D, with the protein METVKKSASAMEAFEKLEKVGEGTYGKVYRARDRVTGKIVALKKTRLHEDEEGVPPTTLREISLLRMLSRDPHIVKLMDVKQGQNKEGKTVLYLVFEYMDTDVKKFIRSFRANGENIPPKTVKSLMYQLCKGVAFCHGHGVLHRDLKPHNLLMDRKTNVLKLADFGLGRAYTLPIKKYTHEILTLWYRAPEVLLGATHYSTAVDMWSVGCIFAELVTKQALFPGDSELQQLLHIFRLLGTPNEELWPGVSKLVNWHEYPQWNPQPLSTAVPGLDEDGLHLLSEMLHYEPAKRISAKKAMEHPYFDDLDKTPL; encoded by the exons ATGGAGACTGTAAAAAAGAGTGCATCGGCCATGGAGGCATTCGAGAAGCTTGAGAAGGTAGGGGAAGGTACTTACGGAAAGGTGTACAGAGCGAGAGATAGGGTTACTGGCAAAATCGTAGCACTGAAGAAGACGAGGCTTCATGAGGACGAAGAAGGTGTCCCTCCTACTACTCTCCGCGAGATCTCTCTTCTGCGGATGCTTTCTAGGGATCCTCACATTGTCAA ACTGATGGATGTTAAACAAGGCCAGAACAAAGAAGGAAAGACGGTCCTATACTTGGTGTTTGAGTACATGGATACTGATGTCAAGAAATTTATTCGTAGTTTCCGCGCAAATGGAGAAAACATTCCCCCTAAAACTGTCAAG AGCTTGATGTACCAGCTGTGCAAAGGAGTTGCTTTCTGCCATGGTCATGGTGTGTTACACAG GGATCTGAAACCACACAATCTTCTGATGGACCGTAAGACGAATGTGCTCAAATTAGCAGATTTTGGACTTGGCAGAGCTTATACTCTGCCCATCAAGAAGTATACGCATGAG ATATTAACCCTGTGGTATAGAGCCCCTGAGGTTCTTCTTGGAGCTACTCATTACTCCACAGCAGTTGACATGTGGTCTGTTGGTTGTATATTTG CTGAACTGGTCACAAAACAAGCCCTCTTCCCAGGAGACTCTGAGCTGCAACAACTACTTCACATTTTCAG ATTGCTAGGTACTCCTAATGAAGAACTCTGGCCCGGGGTGAGCAAGCTAGTTAACTGGCATGAATACCCCCAATGGAACCCCCAGCCACTCTCAACTGCTGTCCCTGGTCTAGATGAAGATGGGCTCCACCTTCTATCT GAGATGTTGCATTATGAGCCAGCTAAGAGGATTTCAGCAAAGAAAGCTATGGAACATCCCTATTTCGATGATCTGGACAAAACTCCTCTCTGA